A single window of Nicotiana tomentosiformis chromosome 1, ASM39032v3, whole genome shotgun sequence DNA harbors:
- the LOC104099611 gene encoding probable glutamyl endopeptidase, chloroplastic isoform X1, protein MSLPKVYHRFSLLSLHSPKTLFFSSSLPLAVKRLPSPPLLRAHSRRFVTGKQFKAKSAMASSRFHHVVPVNALASEDGGNGSGSNGAANATASVAYDDDLESASDTGYRLPPSEIRDIVDAPPLPALSFSPLRDKILFLKRRSLPPLSDLARPEEKLAGVRIDGKCNTRSRMSFYTGIGIHQLMEDGSLGPEKEIQYLPEGAKINFLTWSNNGQHLAFTVRLDEDDGSSSKLRVWVANVDTGKARPLFESPDIYVNAVFDNFVWVNDSTLLVCTIPLSRGDPPRKPLVPSGPKIQSNEQKNVIQSRTYQDLLKDEYDEDLFEYYATTQLVLASLDGEIKTFGPPAIYTSMDPSPDQAYILLTSTHRPFSFVVPCGRFPKKVEVWKANGEFVRELCDLPLAENIPIAFNSVRKGMRSINWRADKPSNLYWVETQDGGDAKVEVSPRDIIYTQSAAPHENEHPKILHKLDLRYGGISWCDDTLALVYESWYKTRKVRTWVISPGSENVNPRILFDRSSEDVYSDPGSPMSRRTPAGTYVIAKVKKEDDGDTYLLLNGSGATPEGNIPFLDLFDINTGSKERIWQSNKEKYFETVVALMSDQKEGELSINKLKILTSKESKTENTQYYLLCWPEKKACQITNFPHPYPQLESLQKEMIRYQRKDGVQLTATLYLPPGYDPSRDGPLPCLIWSYPGEFKSKDAASQVRGSPNEFAGIGPTSPLLWLARRFAVLSGPTIPIIGEGDEEANDRYIEQLVASAEAAVEEVIRRGVADPNKIAVGGHSYGAFMTANLLARAPHLFCCGIARSGAYNRTLTPFGFQNEERTLWEATNTYVEMSPFMSANKIKKPILLIHGEEDNNPGTLTMQSDRFFNALKGHGALCRLVILPYESHGYGARESIMHVLWETDRWLQKHCAYSSDVKADLNACKDNAQGTVDSQSKAVGAAGGVQELANLDDEKFHCITRFHVDKLPGDEARSHW, encoded by the exons ATGAGCCTTCCCAAAGTCTATCATCGTTTCTCTTTACTCTCTCTACACTCTCCCAAAACcctcttcttctcttcttctctcCCTCTCGCCGTGAAACGCCTCCCATCGCCGCCGTTGCTCCGCGCACATTCTAGAAGATTCGTTACCGGCAAGCAATTCAAGGCCAAATCCGCCATGGCTTCCTCCAGATTTCACCATGTTGTCCCCGTCAACGCCCTTGCGAGTGAGGACGGCGGCAATGGTAGTGGCTCTAACGGCGCTGCTAATGCTACTGCTTCTGTTGCTTATGATGACG ATCTAGAATCAGCATCAGACACTGGATATCGTCTTCCTCCCAGTGAGATTAGAGATATTGTTGATGCTCCACCACTTCCAGCACTATCATTCTCTCCATTGAGGGATAAAATACTGTTTCTTAAGCGGAGATCCTTGCCACCTTTGTCAGATTTAGCAAGACCCGAGGAGAAACTTGCTGGAGTCCGCATCGACGGGAAATGTAATACCAGGAGTCGCAT GTCTTTCTATACTGGTATAGGGATCCATCAGTTAATGGAAGATGGTAGCCTAGGACCGGAAAAAGAGATCCAGTATCTCCCAGAAGGtgctaaaattaattttttaacatG GTCAAATAATGGTCAGCATTTAGCCTTCACTGTCCGTCTTGATGAG GATGATGGTAGCAGCAGCAAACTGAGAGTATGGGTTGCTAATGTGGATACTGGGAAGGCTAGACCTCTTTTCGAGTCACCAGATATATATGTAAATGCTGTTTTTGACAA CTTTGTTTGGGTGAATGACTCAACTCTTTTGGTATGTACCATTCCATTGTCTCGTGGAGATCCACCAAGGAAACCTTTGGTTCCTTCTGGCCCCAAGATTCAATCTAATGAGCAGAAGAATGTTATTCAATCTAGAACCTACCAGGATCTGCTcaaagatgaatatgatgaagatctGTTTGAGTATTATGCTACTACACAGCTGGTTTTGGCTTCTTTAGATGGGGAAATAAAGACTTTTGGTCCACCAGCTATATACACGTCAATGGACCCATCTCCGGACCAAGCATACATTTTGTTAACCTCAACTCACAGGCCGTTTTCATTTGTTGTACCATGTGGAAGGTTTCCCAAAAAGGTTGAAGTGTGGAAGGCCAATGGCGAATTTGTGAGAGAACTTTGTGATTTGCCCCTTGCCGAAAATATTCCCATTGCATTCAATAGTGTGAGGAAAGGAATGCGATCAATCAATTGGAGAGCAGATAAACCATCGAATCTCTATTG GGTTGAGACACAAGACGGTGGTGATGCTAAAGTCGAAGTTTCTCCACGTGACATAATTTATACACAATCTGCTGCACCACATGAAAATGAACATCCTAAAATTTTACATAAACTGGATCTTCGCTATGG AGGGATTTCTTGGTGTGATGATACACTTGCATTAGTTTATGAATCGTGGTACAAAACAAGGAAGGTGAGGACATGGGTTATATCCCCTGGATCAGAGAATGTAAATCCACGTATACTCTTTGATCGATCATCAGAAGATGTTTATTCTGATCCTGGTTCTCCTATGTCGCGGAGAACTCCTGCTGGAACTTATGTTATTGCAAAGGTGAAGAAGGAAGATGATGGGGACACTTATCTATTATTAAATGGAAGTGGCGCTACCCCGGAAGGAAACATTCCGTTTCTTGATTTGTTTGACAT AAATACAGGCAGTAAGGAACGAATATGGCAGAgtaacaaggaaaaatattttgagACTGTTGTTGCTTTGATGTCTGATCAGAAAGAAGGGGAATTGTCAATAAATAAGTTGAAGATACTCACTTCTAAAGAATCCAAAACTGAAAACACTCAGTACTACCTTCTGTGCTGGCCAGAGAAAAAAGCATGTCAGATTACAAACTTCCCTCATCCATACCCACAGTTGGAATCGTTGCAAAAAGAAATGATCAGGTATCAGAGGAAGGATGGAGTTCAACTTACTGCGACCCTATATCTTCCACCAGGTTATGATCCCTCGAGAGATGGACCCCTCCCATGCCTAATATGGTCATACCCAGGAGAATTTAAGAGTAAAGATGCAGCTAGCCAAGTTCGAGGTTCCCCTAATGAGTTTGCTGGCATTGGGCCAACATCCCCCCTCCTATGGTTAGCAAGGAG GTTTGCTGTCTTATCAGGGCCGACAATTCCAATCATTGGAGAGGGTGATGAAGAGGCCAATGACAG GTACATAGAACAACTTGTTGCAAGTGCTGAGGCTGCAGTGGAAGAAGTTATACGCCGTGGA GTGGCTGATCCAAACAAAATTGCTGTTGGTGGTCATTCCTATGGGGCATTCATGACAGCAAACCTCCTTGCACGTGCACCTCATCTTTTCTGTTGTGGAATTGCTCGGTCTGGCGCTTATAACAGAACACTAACACCTTTTGGGTTCCAG AACGAGGAGAGAACACTTTGGGAGGCGACCAATACTTATGTTGAGATGAGCCCTTTTATGTCAGCCAATAAGATTAAGAAGCCTATCTTGCTTATCCATGGGGAGGAGGACAACAATCCAGGAACCTTGACGATGCAG TCAGATCGTTTCTTCAATGCACTGAAAGGTCATGGTGCACTTTGTCGCCTTGTAATTCTACCATATGAGAGTCATGGTTATGGAGCACGAGAGAGTATAATGCATGTACTCTGGGAGACTGATAGGTGGCTCCAAAAGCATTGTGCCTATTCTTCAGATGTCAAGGCAGATCTCAATGCGTGCAAGGACAATGCACAAGGGACAGTAGATTCACAAAGCAAAGCTGTTGGTGCTGCTGGAGGTGTTCAAGAGCTTGCAAATTTGGATGATGAAAAATTTCACTGTATCACAAG ATTTCATGTTGACAAACTACCTGGAGATGAAGCCAGGAGTCACTGGTAA
- the LOC104099611 gene encoding probable glutamyl endopeptidase, chloroplastic isoform X2, whose translation MSLPKVYHRFSLLSLHSPKTLFFSSSLPLAVKRLPSPPLLRAHSRRFVTGKQFKAKSAMASSRFHHVVPVNALASEDGGNGSGSNGAANATASVAYDDDLESASDTGYRLPPSEIRDIVDAPPLPALSFSPLRDKILFLKRRSLPPLSDLARPEEKLAGVRIDGKCNTRSRMSFYTGIGIHQLMEDGSLGPEKEIQYLPEGAKINFLTWSNNGQHLAFTVRLDEDDGSSSKLRVWVANVDTGKARPLFESPDIYVNAVFDNFVWVNDSTLLVCTIPLSRGDPPRKPLVPSGPKIQSNEQKNVIQSRTYQDLLKDEYDEDLFEYYATTQLVLASLDGEIKTFGPPAIYTSMDPSPDQAYILLTSTHRPFSFVVPCGRFPKKVEVWKANGEFVRELCDLPLAENIPIAFNSVRKGMRSINWRADKPSNLYWVETQDGGDAKVEVSPRDIIYTQSAAPHENEHPKILHKLDLRYGGISWCDDTLALVYESWYKTRKVRTWVISPGSENVNPRILFDRSSEDVYSDPGSPMSRRTPAGTYVIAKVKKEDDGDTYLLLNGSGATPEGNIPFLDLFDINTGSKERIWQSNKEKYFETVVALMSDQKEGELSINKLKILTSKESKTENTQYYLLCWPEKKACQITNFPHPYPQLESLQKEMIRYQRKDGVQLTATLYLPPGYDPSRDGPLPCLIWSYPGEFKSKDAASQVRGSPNEFAGIGPTSPLLWLARRFAVLSGPTIPIIGEGDEEANDRYIEQLVASAEAAVEEVIRRGVADPNKIAVGGHSYGAFMTANLLARAPHLFCCGIARSGAYNRTLTPFGFQNEERTLWEATNTYVEMSPFMSANKIKKPILLIHGEEDNNPGTLTMQSDRFFNALKGHGALCRLVILPYESHGYGARESIMHVLWETDRWLQKHCAYSSDVKADLNACKDNAQGTVDSQSKAVGAAGGVQELANLDDEKFHCITRSLL comes from the exons ATGAGCCTTCCCAAAGTCTATCATCGTTTCTCTTTACTCTCTCTACACTCTCCCAAAACcctcttcttctcttcttctctcCCTCTCGCCGTGAAACGCCTCCCATCGCCGCCGTTGCTCCGCGCACATTCTAGAAGATTCGTTACCGGCAAGCAATTCAAGGCCAAATCCGCCATGGCTTCCTCCAGATTTCACCATGTTGTCCCCGTCAACGCCCTTGCGAGTGAGGACGGCGGCAATGGTAGTGGCTCTAACGGCGCTGCTAATGCTACTGCTTCTGTTGCTTATGATGACG ATCTAGAATCAGCATCAGACACTGGATATCGTCTTCCTCCCAGTGAGATTAGAGATATTGTTGATGCTCCACCACTTCCAGCACTATCATTCTCTCCATTGAGGGATAAAATACTGTTTCTTAAGCGGAGATCCTTGCCACCTTTGTCAGATTTAGCAAGACCCGAGGAGAAACTTGCTGGAGTCCGCATCGACGGGAAATGTAATACCAGGAGTCGCAT GTCTTTCTATACTGGTATAGGGATCCATCAGTTAATGGAAGATGGTAGCCTAGGACCGGAAAAAGAGATCCAGTATCTCCCAGAAGGtgctaaaattaattttttaacatG GTCAAATAATGGTCAGCATTTAGCCTTCACTGTCCGTCTTGATGAG GATGATGGTAGCAGCAGCAAACTGAGAGTATGGGTTGCTAATGTGGATACTGGGAAGGCTAGACCTCTTTTCGAGTCACCAGATATATATGTAAATGCTGTTTTTGACAA CTTTGTTTGGGTGAATGACTCAACTCTTTTGGTATGTACCATTCCATTGTCTCGTGGAGATCCACCAAGGAAACCTTTGGTTCCTTCTGGCCCCAAGATTCAATCTAATGAGCAGAAGAATGTTATTCAATCTAGAACCTACCAGGATCTGCTcaaagatgaatatgatgaagatctGTTTGAGTATTATGCTACTACACAGCTGGTTTTGGCTTCTTTAGATGGGGAAATAAAGACTTTTGGTCCACCAGCTATATACACGTCAATGGACCCATCTCCGGACCAAGCATACATTTTGTTAACCTCAACTCACAGGCCGTTTTCATTTGTTGTACCATGTGGAAGGTTTCCCAAAAAGGTTGAAGTGTGGAAGGCCAATGGCGAATTTGTGAGAGAACTTTGTGATTTGCCCCTTGCCGAAAATATTCCCATTGCATTCAATAGTGTGAGGAAAGGAATGCGATCAATCAATTGGAGAGCAGATAAACCATCGAATCTCTATTG GGTTGAGACACAAGACGGTGGTGATGCTAAAGTCGAAGTTTCTCCACGTGACATAATTTATACACAATCTGCTGCACCACATGAAAATGAACATCCTAAAATTTTACATAAACTGGATCTTCGCTATGG AGGGATTTCTTGGTGTGATGATACACTTGCATTAGTTTATGAATCGTGGTACAAAACAAGGAAGGTGAGGACATGGGTTATATCCCCTGGATCAGAGAATGTAAATCCACGTATACTCTTTGATCGATCATCAGAAGATGTTTATTCTGATCCTGGTTCTCCTATGTCGCGGAGAACTCCTGCTGGAACTTATGTTATTGCAAAGGTGAAGAAGGAAGATGATGGGGACACTTATCTATTATTAAATGGAAGTGGCGCTACCCCGGAAGGAAACATTCCGTTTCTTGATTTGTTTGACAT AAATACAGGCAGTAAGGAACGAATATGGCAGAgtaacaaggaaaaatattttgagACTGTTGTTGCTTTGATGTCTGATCAGAAAGAAGGGGAATTGTCAATAAATAAGTTGAAGATACTCACTTCTAAAGAATCCAAAACTGAAAACACTCAGTACTACCTTCTGTGCTGGCCAGAGAAAAAAGCATGTCAGATTACAAACTTCCCTCATCCATACCCACAGTTGGAATCGTTGCAAAAAGAAATGATCAGGTATCAGAGGAAGGATGGAGTTCAACTTACTGCGACCCTATATCTTCCACCAGGTTATGATCCCTCGAGAGATGGACCCCTCCCATGCCTAATATGGTCATACCCAGGAGAATTTAAGAGTAAAGATGCAGCTAGCCAAGTTCGAGGTTCCCCTAATGAGTTTGCTGGCATTGGGCCAACATCCCCCCTCCTATGGTTAGCAAGGAG GTTTGCTGTCTTATCAGGGCCGACAATTCCAATCATTGGAGAGGGTGATGAAGAGGCCAATGACAG GTACATAGAACAACTTGTTGCAAGTGCTGAGGCTGCAGTGGAAGAAGTTATACGCCGTGGA GTGGCTGATCCAAACAAAATTGCTGTTGGTGGTCATTCCTATGGGGCATTCATGACAGCAAACCTCCTTGCACGTGCACCTCATCTTTTCTGTTGTGGAATTGCTCGGTCTGGCGCTTATAACAGAACACTAACACCTTTTGGGTTCCAG AACGAGGAGAGAACACTTTGGGAGGCGACCAATACTTATGTTGAGATGAGCCCTTTTATGTCAGCCAATAAGATTAAGAAGCCTATCTTGCTTATCCATGGGGAGGAGGACAACAATCCAGGAACCTTGACGATGCAG TCAGATCGTTTCTTCAATGCACTGAAAGGTCATGGTGCACTTTGTCGCCTTGTAATTCTACCATATGAGAGTCATGGTTATGGAGCACGAGAGAGTATAATGCATGTACTCTGGGAGACTGATAGGTGGCTCCAAAAGCATTGTGCCTATTCTTCAGATGTCAAGGCAGATCTCAATGCGTGCAAGGACAATGCACAAGGGACAGTAGATTCACAAAGCAAAGCTGTTGGTGCTGCTGGAGGTGTTCAAGAGCTTGCAAATTTGGATGATGAAAAATTTCACTGTATCACAAGGTCATTATTGTG A
- the LOC104099610 gene encoding uncharacterized protein translates to MRAQLLSLTAVFVLSFIAEKCRQLVGEESAARSKTERFTFINCFDMSYGTIGCLLKELVKIYLFYIRATYVHKVRNEATKEAVQENLSKGQSIEDAVKIGQQLGNAAAKRASLQAKHIMGPMVSSGWDFFEAIYVGGTLAEAIIRSIGTLLGSYIGGMIGEGKTSWLGFLLGSQFGSWIGGRLGLMLHDVGIGLQYLHQIMKTKNDRESNSLLLVPS, encoded by the exons ATGAGGGCACAGTTGCTCTCTTTGACAGCAGTTTTTGTTCTGAGTTTCATAG CCGAAAAATGCAGGCAGTTGGTGGGAGAAGAATCAGCTGCAAGGAGCAAGACCGAAAGATTCACATTCATTAACTGCTTTGACATGAGTTACGGAACCATAGGCTGTTTACTCAAGGAGTTAGTGAAGATTTATTTATTCTACATTAGAGCAACATACGTGCACAAAGTAAGGAATGAAGCAACAAAAGAAGCAGTCCAAGAAAACTTGTCCAAAGGACAAAGTATTGAAGATGCAGTCAAAATAGGACAGCAATTGGGAAATGCTGCGGCTAAAAGAGCATCTTTACAAGCAAAACATATTATGGGGCCAATGGTTTCATCTGGATGGGACTTTTTTGAGGCTATATATGTAGGTGGTACATTGGCTGAGGCAATTATTAGAAGTATTGGCACATTATTGGGGTCATATATTGGAGGAATGATTGGAGAAGGGAAAACTAGTTGGTTGGGTTTTCTTTTGGGAAGCCAATTTGGTAGTTGGATTGGTGGGAGGCTAGGCCTAATGTTGCATGATGTGGGAATTGGGCTGCAATATCTACATCAAATCATGAAAACTAAGAATGATAGAGAAAGCAACTCACTCTTGTTGGTTCCTAGCTAG
- the LOC104099609 gene encoding calvin cycle protein CP12-2, chloroplastic-like: protein MATIAGVSLTTPRVLAKASNSSKVEPFKFPCLNNPWKKSAQFGSRRMYLKPVSAAPDKLSDLVVDSVKGAEEACSENPASGECAAAWDVVEETSAAASHARDKQKQNSDPLEGYCKENPETDECRVYDN from the coding sequence ATGGCAACAATTGCTGGTGTTAGTCTCACTACTCCAAGAGTTTTGGCCAAGGCATCCAACTCCTCCAAAGTTGAGCCGTTTAAGTTCCCATGCCTTAACAATCCATGGAAGAAATCAGCTCAATTTGGGTCCCGTAGGATGTACCTTAAGCCAGTGTCAGCAGCACCAGATAAGCTTTCTGACCTTGTGGTTGACAGTGTCAAGGGCGCAGAGGAAGCATGCTCAGAGAATCCAGCTAGCGGAGAATGTGCGGCGGCTTGGGATGTAGTGGAAGAGACAAGTGCAGCAGCTAGCCATGCACGGGACAAGCAGAAGCAGAACTCTGACCCTTTGGAAGGTTATTGCAAGGAAAATCCTGAGACTGATGAGTGCCGTGTATATGACAATTGA
- the LOC104099608 gene encoding bZIP transcription factor 53, producing the protein MASIQQPASSGSDGQRYAMNDDRKRKRMESNRESARRSRMRKQQHLEELMSQMTQLQNQNVLWREKIDAVGRNYLTLDAENNVLRAQMAELTERLDSLNSLARFWADANGLAVDIPEIPDTLLEPWQLPCPIQPITASANMFQF; encoded by the coding sequence ATGGCTTCGATACAGCAACCAGCTAGTTCAGGTTCTGATGGCCAACGATATGCTATGAACGACGATAGAAAACGAAAGAGAATGGAGTCCAACCGTGAATCTGCAAGGCGGTCACGGATGAGGAAGCAGCAGCATTTGGAGGAGTTGATGAGCCAAATGACACAGCTACAGAATCAGAACGTTCTGTGGCGTGAGAAGATTGATGCTGTGGGAAGAAACTACCTGACCCTTGATGCGGAGAACAATGTCCTGAGGGCTCAAATGGCAGAACTGACTGAACGCTTGGATTCGCTCAATTCGCTCGCTCGTTTCTGGGCTGATGCTAATGGACTAGCTGTGGATATCCCTGAAATTCCAGACACTTTGCTTGAGCCGTGGCAGCTTCCTTGCCCAATTCAACCCATCACTGCTTCTGCTAATATGTTTCAGTTTTGA